From the Manihot esculenta cultivar AM560-2 chromosome 3, M.esculenta_v8, whole genome shotgun sequence genome, one window contains:
- the LOC110610754 gene encoding uncharacterized protein LOC110610754 — protein sequence MQLTGINGEENGAELQMEGLSEEERKALRGSKFAPLPPPSSRSQQPRLAHPGGPLKTNKAAALAKFLERKLQDPNGLTSINPDLIESAVKSAKDTVSSSGTSRSGKIIHHVTSFGDSEDSAEEGKAKESSKKHKKKKKKKKKHKKRKMVDDSEHVKLKKPKK from the exons atgCAGTTGACGGGAATCAACGGAGAAGAGAATGGTGCAGAACTGCAGATGGAAGGACTGAGTGAAGAAGAAAGGAAAGCTCTAAGGGGGAGCAAATTcgctcctcttcctcctccctcTTCTCGTTCCCAGCAACCCag GTTGGCTCACCCCGGCGGCCCATTGAAAACGAACAAAGCAGCGGCACTGGCCAAGTTTCTGGAGAGGAAGCTTCAAGACCCTAATGGGTTAACTTCCATTAATCCCGACCTTATTGAATCGGCTGTCAAAAGCGCCAAGGACACCGTCTCTTCCA GTGGCACTTCAAGGTCTGGAAAAATTATTCATCATGTTACTTCGTTTGGCGACTCTGAG GACTCTGCTGAAGAAGGGAAAGCGAAAGAGTCATCAAAGAAAcacaagaagaaaaagaaaaagaaaaagaaacataaAAAACGAAAG ATGGTGGATGATAGTGAGCATGTGAAGttgaaaaaaccgaaaaaataa